From a single Silene latifolia isolate original U9 population chromosome 6, ASM4854445v1, whole genome shotgun sequence genomic region:
- the LOC141588279 gene encoding uncharacterized protein LOC141588279, with protein MSNLPWVVIGDFNEILFEHKKSGGTIKEQPVMDVFREAIDECGLIAIGYRGNPFPWWNRRGDSEAIYERLDRALVTPYFINHCPTIMLNHLDFDKSDHALIKLDLYKPQKIAKTKKFRFEDM; from the coding sequence ATGTCGAACCTGCCTTGGGTTGTCATTGGCGATTTTAACGAAATCCTTTTTGAGCATAAGAAGTCAGGGGGGACAATCAAGGAGCAGCCGGTAATGGATGTATTCAGGGAGGCGATAGACGAATGTGGCTTGATTGCTATTGGGTACCGGGGGAACCCATTTCCGTGGTGGAACAGGAGGGGTGACTCGGAGGCAATTTATGAGAGATTGGACCGCGCCCTTGTAACGCCGTATTTTATTAATCACTGCCCTACCATTATGCTCAATCATTTAGATTTCGATAAATCTGATCATGCCCTTATCAAGCTAGACTTATATAAGCCTCAAAAGATTGCCAAGACAAAAAAATTTCGCTTCGAAGACATGTGA